The DNA segment CAAAACGATGCCTTCAATCAGCGTTTTGAAGACACCTGTGATCGCATCTGTCACGAAGGGCGTTGTGTCTTGTGGGTATTCAATGACCACACCTGGAGGCGCGAACGGTGCAAGCTCTTTCACACGAGCTCGCACACGCTCAGCCACCTCCAAAGCATTCGCACCGGTAGCAAGTTGCACACCAATGGCAGCTGCAGGTTTACCGTTGTAAAGCGTGAGATAGTTGTAGTCTTCACCGCCAAGCTCGACTCGGGCGACATCCTTGACCCTCACCTGCGATCCGTCAGGCTCAACTTTCAGAAGGATATTGCCGAATTCCGTTGGCGTACGCAGAAGGGTGGCTTCGGTGATGGTGGCCTGCAGCATCTGGCCTGGAGCAGGCGGTGTTCCTCCCAGCGAACCGCCTGCGATCTGCACATTCTGAGCTGCGATCGCATTGGTTACATCTGTGGGATTCAGCTTGTAGTTGTTGAGCCTGAGCGGGTTGAGCCAGATCCTCATGGCGAACTGGCGGCCGTAGAGTTGAACCTGCCCGACCCCGTCCAGACGACTTACCGGATCTTGAATATTGGAGGCGACGTAGTTGGCGAGCTCGTCTCGATTCATCGAGCCATCGGCTGAGATGAAGCCTACAGCCAATAGTGTGCTGCTGTTGGACTTAGCGACCTCAATGCCCGTCTGCTGCACCGTCTGTGGGAGCTGAGGTGTGGCAAGCTGAAGCTTGTTTTGCACCTGAACTTGGGCAATATCGGGGTTCGTGCCCGGAGCAAATGTCAGCGTGATCGCCGCCTGACCGAAATCATCGCTAGTCGATGACATGTACATCAGGTGATCCAGGCCACGCATCTGCTGCTCAATTACCTGGGTCACCGTGTTCTCCACCGTGCTGGCGGATGCACCCGGGTAACGGGACTGAATTTGTATTGTGGGTGGTGCAATGGTTGGGAATTGAGAAACCGGCAAATTCAAAATGGCGGCGATGCCGGCTAGCATCAAGATAATTGCCAAGACCCAGGCAAAAATAGGTCGATCAATAAAAAAGTTAGCCATATGGCACGGGCTCGCTGGTTGAGGAGTGAGGGCTATGCGCTAGGGCTAGTGCGGGTGTCGCCACCTTGTGGTGTACCGTCAGCGGTTGAGCCATTGAGCTGGGCGGGGACGGTTTTGACCTTTGCACCAGGTCGAGTTTTGTCGGTTCCCTGCACGATCACTCGATCGCCAGGTTTCAGGCCACTAGTAACAATCCAGTAAGTGCCGCGCGTGCCTGAGGTGGTCAGGACGGCTTGGGAGACTTTGTCATCTGAGCCAACGATCAAAGCGATAGGCCGGCCTGACTGATCGTGGGTTACGCCTACTTGGGGGATCAGCATTGCGCCATTGTTCGTCCCCTCCTCCAAACGTGCCCGCACAAACATGCCAGGTAATAGCGTCCCGTTTGGATTTGGAAAAACGGCCCTTACTGTTACGGAGCCAGTGCCTTGATTGACACTGACATCGGAAAATTGAAGCTTGCCTACCTGTTCGTACTGGCGGCCATTCTCAAGCGTCAGTGTGACCTTGGCAGCATCGTTGCCTTGGGTCTGAAGCCGGCCTTCCTGAATGTCGGTACGAAGCTTTAAGCCGTCGGCGCTTGACTGCGTAAGATCGACATACATGGGGTCAAGCTGCTGCACGGTGGTCATTAGCGTCGCACCGGTAGCCTGCACATAGGCACCTGGTGTGACCTCTGAAAGGCCTATGCGCCCGCTGATGGGTGATACGACATCTGTGTAACTCAGGTTGATCTCTGCACGCTCAACCATGGCCTTACCGGCTGCGACATCCGCTACAGCTTGGCCCTGAGCTGCGAGAGCGTTGTCATAGTTTTGCCGACTGATCGCATTGCCCTCAACCAAGACTTTATAGCGTTGCACTTGTGCATTTTCTGCGACCAAGCTGGCTTGAGCCCGCGCTAAGGTCGCTTTTGCGCTGTTCAAGGCCGCGACGTAGGGGGCAGGGTCAATCTTGTATAACCGTTGACCTGCTTTTACGTTTGCCCCCTCCGTGAACTCTCGCCTAAGCACAATACCGTCCACTCGCGCTCTGACTTGGGATACCAGATAGGCATTGGTACGCCCTGGAAGATTGCTGAAGACTGGTACGGAGCTGGTTTTGACGGTGATAACGCCCACTTCAAACACCTTTGGCGGAGCCGCTGCCTCAGGCTGGCTGCACCCGGCTAATACCATTAGTGAGGCTACGAATCCTCCTCGAAAAACCATGTTTACATGTGCACGGGACATATCAACCTCAGTCTCAATCGCTAAAATTCATTCGTGACTGGCAGCTAGCCTCGGAAGCTCCGAGGCGCGAGGCAACGTCCCCCAGGCGCTGAATTCTCTGGGGCACGATGCGTGGATTTTTGTTTGTCGACTGCGCTTTGAATTACTTGCAGAAGAGATCAACGCTACTGCGAGCGGCGTCTCAAACCCCATTGATGGCTACTGGGTCTCGGCCTTCGGAGAGTTCAAAGGAGTCACAGCCGGGCGTGTCGCCTCATAGGCGTTTGTATCGCTGAGTAGAAGACGGGCTTGCGTACCCCAACCGCCGATGAACACATCTTCTCGACCGTCGCCGTCTAGGTCGCCACGACCCATGCTCCAACTGCGGCCAACTGTGGAACCAGGCATCACATCGCCTGTGACGTCGCGGAATTGGCCCTTTCCGTCGTTTTGCCACGCACGAACCTGGAGAGGCACGAACCCAGGCACATCAATGGCGCCGACGAGCAAATCGGGATTTCCGTCGTGATTGAAATCCACCACGGTTCCACCCCAACTTGAGAACTTGTGCGCAGGCAGACGCCCGGCAGTCTCATCGCGAAAATGACCTTTGCCGTCATTCACCAGGATGCGAGTTTGGGGATCCTTGTCCCAGCCGAAGTTATTGCTGGTGATGTTGAAGAAGACAATGTCGAGATACCCGTCCTGGTTCACGTCGACGACCTGAACCTCTCGACTCTCCATCGGAACTCGCAGGTCGAGTTGCGATGAGGCGTCTTTGAAGTGACCACTGCCGTCATTGATTAGCAGCCGATTTGGGAACGCTGGACTGGCCAATACCATGTCCAAATCGCCGTCGCCATCCATGTCTGCAAGCGCTACTCCCTCGGTCTGATCGTTGGTATCAGGGAGATGGGTCTTCGTGGCATTGATAAAGTAGCCTGGGCGTTTGGGGTCATTTAGAAAAAGCAGATTGCGTGCAGGGATGATCTTCGCATCTGGGGCATAGGCTGTCTCACCTGTGCTGCCAATCACGATGTCAGGTAGCTTGTCCCCATTCACGTCGCCGAGAGCTAGCGCATTACCTTGGCTTGTTTGAGGCAAACGCTCACTGGCATCGGTAAAACCACCCTTTCCATCACCTAGAAATAGTTGATGGATCTCATCCGCCTCGGCCACGAAGACGACGTCCATGTTGCCGTCGGCATTTAAGTCCGCCGCGCGAACGTGCTCGCTGTCGTGGATGCCCTTGCCGAAAGCGCCTGGCTGCTCTACCAAGCGACCCTGGCCATCGTTTAGATAAAGGCGATTTACGCCATGCTCTACGGAGACGACAACATCAAGGTCGCGATCCTTGTCCACATCGATGAAAACCGAGTCGGTTGCATGCAGGCTCGGGGCGATCGGTACATTCGTGGATGTGGCGTCCGCGAAAAACTCCGTTGGTTTGTCAGTCAGAATGTCAAAGGCATCAGACCCGCTCTTCTCCTGATCAGCCCAGGAGCACCCGCTTAGTACTGAAAAAAGGCCCGAGGTTAGCCAGGCGACAGGGGCGTTGAATCTGCTTTTCATGAGGTGTCCTTCAGTCATTAGAGCGTCCAGCGCGAAGCTGCAAAACTCAATTATTCACTGGGAAGTCACCGAGAATTAGGGCGAAAAAATCGAATGAGGCTATGACGTTGCGTCATAAATGAAATGGGTATGGCCCGGAAAACCGCACCGGGATATGATCCGCTCACGGGATGGGCACACCGTTTATGACATGGGTAACTAAATGTTTCAAGATGAAATGGGTAGCCTCATGGCTTTTGTGGCCGTGGCGGAGGAGCGTAGTTTTACGCGGGCGGCAGGCCGACTGGGCACTTCCCAATCGGCGCTGAGCCATAAAATTCGCAGGCTAGAAGCACGCCTGGGAGTTCGTCTTCTCACAAGAACCACTCGCAGCGTTTCACCAACCGCTGCTGGCGAGCGATTACTGGAAACACTGAAGCCTGCACTAGCTGACATCACTGCCCAGCTTGAGAGCTTGACTGATGTGCGGGATAAGCCTGCCGGTTCCATCCGGATTACCACAGCGGATCATGTAGCTGAGACCATTTTATGGCCTGCCCTCAATCGATGGCTGCCCAAATACCCTGACATTGAGGTAGAGATCACCGTCGACAATGGATTCGTGGATATTGTCGCCGAGCGCTTCGACGCAGGTATCCGGCTTGGCGAAAACTTGGACAAGGACATGATCGCTGTTCCGATCGGGCCGATGGAGCGCTGCGTCATCGTCGGCTCGCCTTCGTATCTGGCCAAATACCCCGTGCCTACTCACCCTGATCAGCTCGTCAACCACCTGTGTATCAATCGCCGTTTCCCCAGCTTGAACGGTAAGTCTGCCTGGCACTTTGAAAAGGACGGCCAAGCGACACAGGTTCGGGTGTCGGGTCAGGTAGCTTTCAATCGACCAGAGATGATCTTAGAGGCCGCCGTAGCGGGATACGGGCTGGCATGCCTGCTGGACTCTCAAGTCATTCACCAAGTCGAAGCGGGACGCTTGGTGAGAGTGCTGGACGATTGGTGCCCTGCCTTCCCTGGCTACTACCTGTACTACCCAAGCCGCCGACAAAACACCTCGGCGTTCCAGTTACTCGTCGAAGCTCTGCGGTACTCTAAGTCAGAGTGACATCAAGCGAATGCCCCGACATTCAGGTGCGGTTCCGGCAAAAATTTTAGATGATCAAACAAAGTGATTACGCCCAGCCAAAACCGCGAAGATGACCTGGAGCGCCGCACAAGCCAGCAACAGCGCTAGCGGCACTTCCCATCCGCCAAAAAGATCATGAAGCCAACCGCACATGAATGGGCCTGCTGCGCCGATTGAGTTAGCTAGGCAGGCGTGAGCCGGGCTCTGACGAGCAATGCAAGCAATACGAAACCGCCACCCAGGCAGCCTATGAACGCTAAACCGATATGGTCTATCAACAACCCTCCGGCGACAGAGCCAAGCATGATTCCAACGTTAATTGCACTGACATTGAATGCGCCTACGAGCTGAGCGTTGGCACCGGCCCGGCGTAGCACATCGATCCCTGTCATGAGGCCCGCAGCTGCGTGACAGCAGCCCACTGCTGCGATGACGAAAGGAATCATCCACACCGTGGTGCCGAACAGGGATAAGGCCGTCAACGAAATTGCGAGCACGATAAGCAGGCGTTTAAACATGCCCTCAAGTGGATCTGGTATGTGCCTGGAGACAACAAGGTTACCCACGATGTCGGCTACACCGTATAACGCCAAGACAGGTGTGACGTATGCGAATGGGAAATGGGTGTAACGGACGAGGAAGGTAGCGAGGTAGCTGAACACCGCCATTATCCCCCCGAAAATCAACAAGTAGCTCAGCAGTGCCCGCACAATGTCGGGGCGGCACACCGCCCTGAGTCGCTCTGACAATGTAGATTGGAGCTGAGACCCATCTCTCTCAGGCACGTGAATCCAGCGAATGACCATTGCCAAAGCTAGAGCGCTGAGCACCGCCATCAGCAGCAACGCATCTTCCCAACGCCAGGCATCGCTCACGGCCTTACCCAGAGGAACGCCTACCACCGATGCGATCGAAGCACCGATGAGCACTCGGGAAACTGCAAGACTTTTAGCCTCAGGCTTGGACATGGCCGCAGCGGCCAATGCAGCATTCGTCCAGAACATCGCGACACCTACCCCGCCCAATGCGCGGCCTATCATCAACAAGGCGAAATTGTCAGTAAGCGCGCAGATGGTATTGCCGAGGAACAAAGCGACACAGGCCGTGATCAGTAACAAGCGTAGACTGACTCTGTGCGTGAACGCCGCTATTAACGGCGCACCCACGCCCATGCCCAGTGCAAAGGCCGTGACAAGCCAGCCGGCATTACCCACGGTTATCTGTAGCGCAGACGCGATTTCAGGTAGCAGCCCTGCGACGATGAATTCTGAAGAAAGCATGACAAACGTGGTGAAAGTCAGAGCATAGACTTTGGGGTTAAGCGAGTGAGCCATAAATGTCCAACATCTCTAATGAAAGCGGGTGCGGCTTGAGTGGAACAAGGCTGATCTTTACAGCCTGCAAATTGGGACGGTCTGTGGACTCTGTTTTCAAATGTGCACTTCTACATCCTCATCACTGCTTTGCGTTCGGCTACCCAGGTTCCGTGTGTAGTGGTCAACTGATCCCGGACACGACGTTAAGTTTTTTCTCGGCCTGAGCCGGAGCCAGCCCACCGTTGAACTGATGCGGTCGAATCCAGTTGTAGCGATGCGTCAGGTAATGGCTGATGTCTCGGTGTGCCTCTTGTACCGTCATGTAGCCCACGGTCGGTATCCACTCAGTTTTCAAGCTGCGAAACATACGTTCCATCGGCGCATTATCCCAGCAGTTTCCACGACGACTCATGCTCTGGCGCATGCGGTAACGCCAAAGCCGTTGGCGGAACGCTCGGCTGCCATATTGCGAGCCCTGATCCGAGTGGAATAGCAGTCCTTGAGGCCTGCCACGCTGCTCGTAAGCCATATCCAACGCCTTGATCACCAAGTCCGCGTCGGGTTTGCTCGACAGTGCCCAGCCTACAACTCGGCGTGCGTAGAGATCCAGCGCGACAGCCAGGTAATGCCATTTCCCTTGAGCCCAGATGTAGGTGATATCGCCACACCAGACCTGGTTGGGAGCCGGAACTTCAAACTCTCGATTCAAGATGTTCGGAATATCCGGCCGCTCAACCGTCGCTTGTTTGTAGGCATGTGATCCCGGTTGTTTGCTGACCAACGCCAGTTCCCGCATCAGGCCACGCATCTTGAACCGCCCGATTTGCTCGCCATCTTCCTGCATCATCGACACGATGCTGCGGCTGCCGGCAGCGCTTCGACTCTGCGTAAACAGTTCGTTGACTCGACTGCGTAACCGAAGTCGCTCAACGTCCGGAGTTCGACGTCGGATGCGATAGGCGTAGTAACACGAACGCGTGACATCAAAGATTGCGCAAAGCCAATCGACCGGCTCTTGGGAGCTCAGTTGATCAATCAGCGCATGCGCTCGTGTTCTTCCGACATCAAGAGCGCGGTAGCCTTTTTTAAAATGGATTTCTCCCGCTCAAGACGAGCGATCCGAGCTTCCAGCTCTTGGATTTTCTGCTGCTCGGGCGTCAGGGCTTTGCTCTGGGGCGTGACGCCATTGCGCTCTTGCTGAAGCTGGTTGACCCAGCGACGCAGCGCGGATTCGACAACCCCAAGTGAACGGCTGGCTTCGATATGGCTATAGCCTTGATCGAGCACGAGGCCTGCGGCCTCGCGTTTGAATTCAGCGGAAAAGGTACGGCGTTGTTTGGTCATCAGACACCTCTATCTGGCGAGCATTCTCGCCTAAATGGGTGTCCGGTTTCATTAGACCACTACAATTTCGGGCAGGAGTTTGAGTCCGCCATCATTGCAGATCTAATACATCAGAAACATTACCACTGCTCGGCGCAAGACCTTCGCCCTGCTCGCTTTCGAAAACTACCCCGCCCAGGAGCAGCCTACGATTTTCAAGGCTACTTTCCCGGCCACGGCTGGCACGGTGTTTCATGGACGCAGTGCATCGACCCCAGAGACGAAATGGCATGGCTGGGTCGCGCTCTCCGGGACGCCGCGTACCCTATAGTTTCGAGCTACAGGGCGATGCATCCAATGTGCGAACGCTGCGGCGAAAAACCGTCAACGGAAGTCGACCATGTGTCTCCCGAGTTCAACGTAATAGTCACGCAGATCACTCAGACGCTGAGCACTTCTCAGCTTGAGGAGATATTTTCCCGCTTCGACTGGCTGGAAAGAGAGCCTTTCTCGTTGCCGCCTGGCCACTCTGCTTTGCAGCTCCTTGATGACGCACATCAGGCTGCGATTCTCCAGGCAGTGTGCCAGCCGTGCCATGTCCTCAACGGTAACGAACGCCGGCGCCAGGCGATTTAAATGCTCGCTATGAACCGAGAGAAAAACCTCGCGGGATAGTTCTTAGCCCCTGCATTTGCTGGCAAACGAGCCCGTGAGGAAGATTTCGCAAGAAGTGATTTGAACATCTCGCTGGTACGAATTTGAGACCCTGCATGTCGCATTATCCGCAGCCATCCGCCTAAGAAATCCGTGACGTCATGATTGATGTTTTGGCGCTTGCGACGAACGATCTGGGCAGCAGTAGACGTAGTGATCCAGCTTCCGCTGAACACGTAGGAAAACAGCTCGCCTGCAGGTGAGTCAGTACCTTGTGCTCGCAGCACGATGGCAGTAGCCGGCCACAATCTGAGATGCGATATGACCGCCTTTAAGGCTACGATTGGCGAGCGCTGCAACATGTAGTCCATGCCCTGAGCTGTAGACCAAGGAGGAATGAATGGGTAGCAAAATCCCTGAGGCTAGGAACGCTCTTGGAGCAAAAGTCAGTGCGCTTCAATATGAAAAAAACCCTGTAGGACATTTATCCTGCCCATCCAACGGGTGTGCAGCGAGGCTATCTTTCGTCAAGCGACATGACAGACGATACGCCACCAAGACGATTGAGGTGGCTCCTTGCTTCAGGCTGAAGAAGCGGTTCAACCACGATGCTAACTGCAAATATAACCTTGGGGGACAGCTCAGCATCATCGCAAAAGGATCGTCTTCAGATCTGTTTTCGGCCATCTCAGCATCGAAATTTGAGTTTCGTCTTCACATACTGATCAAAGCTCTATGGGAGCTTGATGACGAAGAAGTGGATGCTCGGGGACGAGGCTGGGGATCCCCTGAATCGCAGAACAAAAGCTATGGAAACAAGGGCCGCCTTTCCAACTATCTCAAAACCTTGGGTCAGATACTCGAGCTAAGGGCATTGTGTGAAGACAACGACGAGCTCAAAAACCTCGTTACGCTGAAATCCAAGGAAACCACCATCCCCTGGAATAAATTCTACTTCGATCACAGCAACCTTTGCGACTTCACTCGCTACTACGGTACGGGCACCCTGACAATTCCATTGGCTATTGCCGGGTATGTTCAAGACATTCGTCCACCTAGCGAACGCTTCCCATATCACGTGGCAGAGCTCACCTCTCCCTATGTTGAGCCCGACAAGAACGGCATCGTCCGCAAGCCCGTGCCTCAGGTGATTTTAAAGCAGTCCGCCCTCGCCTCCCTGCTCAAACGCCAACATGAGTACATCTTCTTTGGGCAGTGGAAAGCCCGTGTCCGCAAAACGAGCGGCCGAGGGGAAAATTCTAAGCAGACCTGGCTCTTCGAGAACATCGAAATGTACATTGACCAAGCGGATCATTTCATCGAGTGCTGAACAGGCGTCATTCTGTCCAGCGCATGAAACAGCAAGCGGAGCGCGCAGGCCACCGGCCGTAGCCGTGAGGATGGAACCCCACCGGGCCGAGACACGGAGTGGCTCGGTTTACGACAGCCGTCCGCAGAGCGGCACGTCCAATGTCCAAACAACGTACGACGCCCTCGCAAAAAACCGGGCCTCGGCAAAAGTAAATTGAGGAAAGCAGCGATGCCCATTACCACAATTGCAAAGCACCTTCGGGTAGCCAAACACGTCGTGGTTTTCACCGGCGCCGGTGCATCAGCCGAAAGTGGTATTCCGACCTTCAGAGATGCACTAACCGGCCTCTGGAAAAGCTTCGATGCATCGAAGCTCGCGACAGCCGAAGCATTTCGCGCAGACCCCGCTTTGTGCTGGGGCTGGTACGAATGGCGCAGACGCAAAGTCAGCCAGGCCCAACCTAACGGGGCACACTATGCAATCGCACAGCTCGCCAACCACGTGCCCAAATTGACAGTCATCACTCAGAACGTGGACGACCTCCACGAGCGCGCAGGAAGTCCCGCAGTGGCTCATCTCCATGGGAGTTTGCACTCGCCTCGATGCATCGACTGCAGCGCCGTACACGAGGCCCCTCTCCCTTCTGAGCCACTACCCGAAGCCGGAATTCGCATCGAACCACCACGATGCACCAGGTGTAACGGGTATGTGAGACCAGGTGTTGTATGGTTCGGCGAAATGCTTCCAGATGAGGCTTGGACAAACGCATTGGCGGCCGCAAGAGACTGCGACATGTTCATATCGATAGGCACATCCGGGATCGTTTATCCCGCCGCAGAATTGCCATTCGCCGCTTTGGCGAATGGTGCAAAGGTCGTGCACATCAACCCAGCACGCTTTGCGATTAGCAGTCAGGAATTTTTCGTAGAGGGCACCGCAGCGTTCAGCATGACGTCCCTGGTTGAAAGGGCATTTCTCTAACAGTACGAAGCTCAAGCGTCGCATCTACCAGAGCGAAACGAGAGCGCGAGCAGCAGCCGTTGAGGCAAGTCATCTCCCCATGTGTTGAGCCCAGGCGTCAGCGATGAGTATCTCATTCTCAGTAGGATCCCGGGTCTGCGCGTACTTTTGCTTCAATTGCCATAGGCTCTCTGCGATTGCGAAATCTTCGGCGACCGCAGAAATGTTGATGCGCCCCATGCCTGTTGCCGAAACAGCCTCGGTATCCCATAGCGCTAGCTGAAACTCGCTACTCAGAAACTCCTGATGAGACACGTCCCTGACCCGCACCAACCATTTCTGGAATTCCGTGATCCAGTTTTGATTACCCGCCAAGGAAATTACCTGCTCTTGGAGGCTAATACATGCAGTCCGCAGCTGTTCGTCATCCTTAAGATCCAGCAAGTCCTTTCTCCACAAACGATATTTATAGATGGCGAGATAGTGTCACCACTAGGAGACGGAGGCCAGATCCGACCTCAGCGTAAACAGAAGGTAAGCGACGATATATCGCCATCTCTCACCCTCCCAACCAAGTCGTAGCTGGTGCACCGGCTTGATGGTGAGCCCAGCAGGACTGGGTGCGGGCGCGCATTCTACGCTGAATTGACAGCCATTGCGTTGGCAGTCGCCTTCCCCCTCTCCTTCTCTAAGAGCAAGCCACTTGACGGGAAGCCTCAGGTGCAAAGCGATTTATCGAGCGAATGAGACTATGCTGTATGGATGTACAGATCTTGATCCGCAGAACCGCAATCGCAGCCTCATACCTGCCCTTACGGCAATTAATTCATTATGATGGCCACCGAATTCGGTTCTCTCGGTCAGAAATGCGCCAGTTAGGAACGCAAACGAGGGGGCTAGGAAAGGATATGGCAGAGACACAGATTGAGTGGACAGACTCTACCTGGAACCCGGTAGCAGGCTGCTCCATCATTAGTGCCGGGTGCAAAAACTGCTATGCCATGGAAATGGCACGTCGGCTTGAAGCCATGGGCACCCCGAAATACATGGGTTTGACCCGCAAAAAAAACAAGCGCATCGTCTGGAACGGCTCTATCGTCGAAGACTATGACGCATTGGCGATTCCGTATCGCTGGAAGAAACCCCGTAAGGTTTTTGTGAACTCAATGAGCGACCTCTTCCATGAGAAGGTCAGTGATGAGTTCATCGTTGCCGTGTGGAAGGTGATGCGAGAAACCCCGCATCACAACTATCAGATTCTGACCAAGCGCCCAGAGCGGATGAAACAGATCCTCAACGAAGTCATCACTGAGGTTCTGCCCAACGTCTGGCTGGGAACGTCTATTGAAGATAAAGATGCCGCTGGACGTGTCCAATTCCTGAAAGACACCCCCGCCCAGATCAGATTCATCTCCTTTGAACCGCTCATAGGGTCAGTGGGTAACATCGATCTCACGCGGATCGATTGGGCCATCGTCGGTGGTGAGAGCGGCAACAAGGCGCGTCCGGTTAAGGAGGAGTGGATCGATGAGATCTACACGCAGTGCCTCGAGAGCGGGACAGCGTTTTTCTTCAAAC comes from the Pseudomonas sp. StFLB209 genome and includes:
- a CDS encoding efflux RND transporter periplasmic adaptor subunit; its protein translation is MVLAGCSQPEAAAPPKVFEVGVITVKTSSVPVFSNLPGRTNAYLVSQVRARVDGIVLRREFTEGANVKAGQRLYKIDPAPYVAALNSAKATLARAQASLVAENAQVQRYKVLVEGNAISRQNYDNALAAQGQAVADVAAGKAMVERAEINLSYTDVVSPISGRIGLSEVTPGAYVQATGATLMTTVQQLDPMYVDLTQSSADGLKLRTDIQEGRLQTQGNDAAKVTLTLENGRQYEQVGKLQFSDVSVNQGTGSVTVRAVFPNPNGTLLPGMFVRARLEEGTNNGAMLIPQVGVTHDQSGRPIALIVGSDDKVSQAVLTTSGTRGTYWIVTSGLKPGDRVIVQGTDKTRPGAKVKTVPAQLNGSTADGTPQGGDTRTSPSA
- a CDS encoding FG-GAP repeat domain-containing protein; this translates as MKSRFNAPVAWLTSGLFSVLSGCSWADQEKSGSDAFDILTDKPTEFFADATSTNVPIAPSLHATDSVFIDVDKDRDLDVVVSVEHGVNRLYLNDGQGRLVEQPGAFGKGIHDSEHVRAADLNADGNMDVVFVAEADEIHQLFLGDGKGGFTDASERLPQTSQGNALALGDVNGDKLPDIVIGSTGETAYAPDAKIIPARNLLFLNDPKRPGYFINATKTHLPDTNDQTEGVALADMDGDGDLDMVLASPAFPNRLLINDGSGHFKDASSQLDLRVPMESREVQVVDVNQDGYLDIVFFNITSNNFGWDKDPQTRILVNDGKGHFRDETAGRLPAHKFSSWGGTVVDFNHDGNPDLLVGAIDVPGFVPLQVRAWQNDGKGQFRDVTGDVMPGSTVGRSWSMGRGDLDGDGREDVFIGGWGTQARLLLSDTNAYEATRPAVTPLNSPKAETQ
- a CDS encoding LysR family transcriptional regulator, translating into MFQDEMGSLMAFVAVAEERSFTRAAGRLGTSQSALSHKIRRLEARLGVRLLTRTTRSVSPTAAGERLLETLKPALADITAQLESLTDVRDKPAGSIRITTADHVAETILWPALNRWLPKYPDIEVEITVDNGFVDIVAERFDAGIRLGENLDKDMIAVPIGPMERCVIVGSPSYLAKYPVPTHPDQLVNHLCINRRFPSLNGKSAWHFEKDGQATQVRVSGQVAFNRPEMILEAAVAGYGLACLLDSQVIHQVEAGRLVRVLDDWCPAFPGYYLYYPSRRQNTSAFQLLVEALRYSKSE
- a CDS encoding MFS transporter; the protein is MAHSLNPKVYALTFTTFVMLSSEFIVAGLLPEIASALQITVGNAGWLVTAFALGMGVGAPLIAAFTHRVSLRLLLITACVALFLGNTICALTDNFALLMIGRALGGVGVAMFWTNAALAAAAMSKPEAKSLAVSRVLIGASIASVVGVPLGKAVSDAWRWEDALLLMAVLSALALAMVIRWIHVPERDGSQLQSTLSERLRAVCRPDIVRALLSYLLIFGGIMAVFSYLATFLVRYTHFPFAYVTPVLALYGVADIVGNLVVSRHIPDPLEGMFKRLLIVLAISLTALSLFGTTVWMIPFVIAAVGCCHAAAGLMTGIDVLRRAGANAQLVGAFNVSAINVGIMLGSVAGGLLIDHIGLAFIGCLGGGFVLLALLVRARLTPA
- a CDS encoding IS3 family transposase (programmed frameshift), translating into MTKQRRTFSAEFKREAAGLVLDQGYSHIEASRSLGVVESALRRWVNQLQQERNGVTPQSKALTPEQQKIQELEARIARLEREKSIFKKGYRALDVGRTRAHALIDQLSSQEPVDWLCAIFDVTRSCYYAYRIRRRTPDVERLRLRSRVNELFTQSRSAAGSRSIVSMMQEDGEQIGRFKMRGLMRELALVSKQPGSHAYKQATVERPDIPNILNREFEVPAPNQVWCGDITYIWAQGKWHYLAVALDLYARRVVGWALSSKPDADLVIKALDMAYEQRGRPQGLLFHSDQGSQYGSRAFRQRLWRYRMRQSMSRRGNCWDNAPMERMFRSLKTEWIPTVGYMTVQEAHRDISHYLTHRYNWIRPHQFNGGLAPAQAEKKLNVVSGIS
- a CDS encoding SIR2 family NAD-dependent protein deacylase; amino-acid sequence: MPITTIAKHLRVAKHVVVFTGAGASAESGIPTFRDALTGLWKSFDASKLATAEAFRADPALCWGWYEWRRRKVSQAQPNGAHYAIAQLANHVPKLTVITQNVDDLHERAGSPAVAHLHGSLHSPRCIDCSAVHEAPLPSEPLPEAGIRIEPPRCTRCNGYVRPGVVWFGEMLPDEAWTNALAAARDCDMFISIGTSGIVYPAAELPFAALANGAKVVHINPARFAISSQEFFVEGTAAFSMTSLVERAFL
- a CDS encoding DUF5131 family protein, with the protein product MAETQIEWTDSTWNPVAGCSIISAGCKNCYAMEMARRLEAMGTPKYMGLTRKKNKRIVWNGSIVEDYDALAIPYRWKKPRKVFVNSMSDLFHEKVSDEFIVAVWKVMRETPHHNYQILTKRPERMKQILNEVITEVLPNVWLGTSIEDKDAAGRVQFLKDTPAQIRFISFEPLIGSVGNIDLTRIDWAIVGGESGNKARPVKEEWIDEIYTQCLESGTAFFFKQWGTWGKDNVRRSKKANGREYRGKTWDEMPVKLVGMA